The Bombyx mori chromosome 8, ASM3026992v2 genomic sequence GCTGGTTCGCGACCCGGCTGCGCGGCGCTGTCCAGGGGCTCGGGACCGCGGACCGAACCCTCATCCGTATCCTCGTCAGCCGCTCCGAACTAGACCTGGGCGCCATCAAGCTGGAGTACGAACGTCTCTACGATAAGACGCTGGAGAGTGAAGTGAGGGTATGTACGTTACAGTGGAGTGCGTGGAGGACGCGGCCGGCTGGTTCGCGCGGAGGCTGCGGCGCGCCGTGCAGGGCGCCGGCACCGACGATAGGGCTCTGGTCAGGATCCTCGCCACCCGCGCCGAGGTAGACCTCGATAACGTCAAGCTGGAGTACGAGAAGCTGTTCGACAAGACCCTTCAAAGCGACATCTCGGTACGGAAACGGGTCTGGCTTCATTTGTACGGTGGAAGTAAActccacattaaaaaaaaatgggcaAAGCATGTCAAAGAAGTgaaatttcttattttcttttttttatttcctttgtaggcagacgagcgtacggcccccctgatgttaagtggttaccgtcgcccatggacttcaacaatgccaggagcagagccaagccgctgcctgccttcTTACTTACAAGTACCTATAAACAGACAAAATACTACAAAAAATCGTatcatgtatatatataatgattcatatgtaattcaaaattattcgaatatgtacatatttgaatTTACCTAAAAGGTATAACTTTGTTGATATAAATACCTACTACCTAGTAATAAAACCTTCACACGGATATGTTACGCTCAATAATTCATAataatcatattatattataattacataataattaaacaacCATTTTTTCTCGGTTGTCGTTAGAAATTTCACTTCAAAGTTCATGTAAGATTTAGCAAACAGCGTAAGAATGCTCATCCACCACAACACCAGCTTCTACTCGCACTCTGATACATATTATTACATACCGAAtcctatatgtatatacatattatatattttattcctaacgttaatttttttctaaatcaatcAGTTCATTTTGACTAATTAACTTGCTTTCAATGTCGTAATGGTTTCGGTATACTATTCCTTGAATCTATGTAACATGTTTTAATGTATTACATTCTCGCTACCTGCAATGCGTCGGAACAGGAGGTGAGATTGTATTTTCATACATTTTCCTACGTTGAAGAGAACTTTTCTTATTTACGTCCAAAAAAGTCCAACACAATATGATTTAAACAAATAGTCAGACTTTCTTAAATTCATCAATAATCTACTCCGGGTGATGGAGACTTAAAAGCTATGATTAATTTGcaagtaattaatataatactaataCATTGCATTTCTTTCCCACCCGCATGTGCATCTGTCCACGATCGACACGAAATATTGCTACACCGCCATCTCTTGGCCGCCATGCTGACTACACCGCACGTGCTGCCATCTAACGGTTGATTGTGAATTACCGAAAATGTCCCGCGTTTTGACAGCAGGGAGAGACCTCTGGAGACTACAAAAGGGCTCTGGTAGCCCTCATCGGACCAGCTTAAGAAGGCCTTTGCTGTTGGAAGCATCCATTCGATGTCATACAGATTGCTTCTTATTCCTCGAATATTTACAACAACGTTAACAAGgattatttaaagaaattagtaatattataattgtatttcaagtaaaatttattttttgttgagcTTTACGTGGCCTATCTGAGCTAATAGATGTgattattttaacttttatcATAGAaatacaatagttttttttgtatgaaaataaacaaaatcgtaCAATTTGAAAGTACGttcattttgtttaaattaaaacaactgAACAGACTGAGATAGCTGAATAATATCctttattatcattaaattaatttaataaactatttattttgtcattgataacaattatacattttataaattCTAAATCTTCAATTGTAAGTGCACGCATTAGGTACTTTGTACAATCGCCTTATTAATGTCATGAAACATGAAATTGTtgtcaatttaatattttatcgcGTGTTTTTGCATTCCGAATCATATTTTGTGAGGTCCGTGTTTTTAGTATTCAGTTAAGCTttaaaagtttataaaaatatttactatttaataaatagcTGTGTACAATATTTCAGgtgtttattatttcatttaaaaacccTCACTGTGACATACAAATCGTGACTAAAAAtcttataaattagttttgtttgtataaaagatgTGTTTACATTATCAATAACGAGGTGAATTGTTTTAGgtcctattttattttattattattagcgtatttaatcgaaaaataatatatacagtaaattaataattgcaCTACGATTAGATTGGGTATTATTAGAGATCATAATAGATTTTtagtcaaataaaaaatttaaatgagtcattcaaataacaaacaaaatttattttccttGATGCATGAtccttttagattttttttatttaatgaaagcATTCTGACAACACAAACCCAATTAAAAGTTCTAAACATCGTTTTACCTTAAGCGGTCATATAGTGGAACTTTTTAAACTGAAATAcagcaaataaatattatagtttttatttacaaaataataattaaatctagTCTTAAAAAACATGAGTTTACAAATTCATTATGTCCTAGCTGTATCTGCAACGTCAGTACATGTTTTACTAATCTATATCTGATCTATGTAAGAGAACCATTTTCGAAAATGaaccaaataaaatgaaatgattaaACTCCTCTGGGATTTTTCTGGAGAGCTCGTACATTACGTACCGAGGCTTAAGGAGAGCTTAGAGTTAGCTTTACTGTTGTCCATAGACGGCAGTGACCACTTTTCGACAAGAGAGCGGTTACGTGCTCGTCAACCCATGGAAGCGATAAAATTTGTAATCCGATGTAGGAATTaacaaacttaattaaaatatcgaCATTTTTTGTACATTTCCGACGCTGAGAGCGATGGGTCGTTGACCTGAGAGTTTTGCACGCTACACATGGGATCTTGAAGTGTAGCGACAAAGCTTAGACGCAGTGTGGTATTGATATATCGGTTTCGTGTATTCAAGGGTTCCCTtacaaaacatgtttttttatattttcgtaagtaatttacatttttctctaattttttttaaatatatcctAAAATATATACAGGGCATATAAAGATCGCTTCCAAAAACGATGGAACGGAACTACATTTTAGTGACGCAGTGTATGACAAACAAAAATGCTGCGATTTGAGGGGTCGATGAACTGTTAGCGCGTGAGTGCGATCATTGACCCCCAAGTCTTGTCCCGTGTTTGTTGCAATTTCACAAAATCATTAACTAATACGGGTCGCGGCGGTAACAATAACAATTTCGATTTCGGAAGCAATCCGTCTACACTCTAGAGTTCACAGCACTACGGGTTCTTATTACAGTACGATCACTTAACATCGCTCGGGATGTTGTTCAGTCGTTGGGCGCGAACAGTTTCGCTTGTAGTTCTTCTAACGACAGCACTTCCTCGTCGCCGAGGGCCGGCTGTTGCTCCGCTTTTGATTTCTCACGAAGTTctgtttacacaaaaaaatacgttttagaagtgaaacttctttaggtgcgttgagagtaaaatttaactcgcgacagattcgttacggctagagagaaaagatacaattcaggacgagcgagagtgagaaaatagacagagcgtctcgcgaaccaccttggagagagggagaaagcatgctaagtcgtttctcttatacacattcTGTTAACGGGCGTCGGTcactagatggcttgttattagtttctcattgctcctctagatggcagtaacatattaactaatcttatatttttaatgaatgatttaaaaaaaattttttttttctattattaaataatatatatatgaatgGTTAAGAActtgtttctcttatacacagcaatccctcttacaagagaaatttgaatgatgaaaaattaagaaaaccagaacactacacaccgcaaaagaagtttcacttctttctcGTGCACCAGGTTGCGCGTACCATTTTTTTactgttatatttaattttgaccaAAAGTTTCCACGAATTGTAATgaaatgtaatatattatttttgtctcattttttttttatttttattaactctCGAGAACGTTagctctcactaagcacaccgacATGTAATGCAGTGTTCTGGTTTGTTGGTGCGGTGCGGGGGTGCGGGGGGTTGGGGGGTGGTGTAGTTACGTTGCCAGCGCTGCAGCACGCGCGCGTAGTGTGCGGCGGCGTCGTGCCGCTTGAGCTGCGTGCAGACGTGCACCAGCCCGCGGTAGTCGTACTCCAGCCCCGAGTAGCGCTCGCCGAACAACTTCACACCTGCACACACACATACCCGCACATATGATCACTCgcaacctttttatttttttaccgacttcaaaaaaggaggaggttctcaattcgactgtataaatatatatcgacgcttgaaaggcaaacgtgattaagcgacaatgcgcgaactttacagtagactcattttaaattgaaatacctgaaaaaaactattttaacgaatctagctgtaggtaggattgaaatgattttaatagacctagaaatgtatttttattgtgtatttGCGCATcgtattttttgcgcatcgaatatggttattgcctatcatttatgtacaaagcagttattgtcgcttagtcacgtttgcctttcaagcgtcgatatatatataaaacttttgaccgggtgaatcgattttgacgattctttttttattagaatgctgacgcttcccgtgtgatcccatttcaatttagtccagttctgataatggtatccatgagaaaaccatacaagtcttaaatttgcattaagtacgtgcgcgacaaataaatgaataactcaatatcacgccaaccgatttcgatgattattctttttagtgtatattaatttgtctttgaataccttTTTGGAAGTTTTTGCTTAACgtattaatatttcatttacgtattaatatctgcggtaggcagcggcttggctctgctcctggcattgctgaagtccatgggtgacggtaaccacttaccatcaggtgggccgtctgcctacaaaggcaataaaaaaaatattgtcgaAATCCCTCGAGTGGGGTTCTCTATCAATTCGAATGAGACTATCACTTGACTGGAGCTCCGGCAAGCACTTAACATCGGACGGGACGCGTGCTCGCGGTAGAGTCGGCAACAAGGCAAGGTGTCTGACTTATGTGTATGGAGCGCAGGTAGAGCTTCTCTGCGGCGCGGTGCATGTTCATGTGGTAGTTGTAGAGCGAGGCGAGGTGGCCGATGCTGAGCCCCACCTCGTAGTCCTCGGGGCCCAGCAGCTCCTCCTTTATCGCTATCGCCTTCAGGTGCATCGTCTCCGCGTCCTGGAATTTAACACAATTTTTTGTCACTttatttatgcacaaaacaaattgtaTACAACCAtagtaattataagtttaaatattttataatactttttaaaCAAATACCTAACCGGACAGTTCTTAATTTTCAGAATTACCGCGCAAACTTCACAGAACGCGGGTAAAGGAATActcatttttttaagggattttatgacctggtaactaagacctttaagtcatgtcttattttattttatattcttaatttatgaaaaataataatatggagtgaaatgaaatgaaatgaagatgattaatttgagacattaattaactggaatgaaattaaatgaattggTGGAATGggaaaatggtggtcattaactgagattttttcagtggactttttggaggatcccgagaagttacgtccagcggctttgtttcattttcccacatttgtgcactttcacagatactaaaccgtcaataaaccaccgttattacacatttaaacctgaagaaacactaaatagacaaaataaaacaaatcacataacttcactcctcgcgttcccgccaaaaaatcctaTTTCTTGCgggagcaagggctcagccaggcgGGGTAGGATTTGCAAACAGCTGCCCGATCGCCtctaaaggagacctaacaactcaagagcaattgcttcgcgaatgaatcggTTTTTGTTCGAGCATGTCTATTTATTGTACAGCGATTGTACTATTTATtgtatcactggtggtaggacctctgtgagtccgcacgggtaggtaccaccaccctgcctatttctgccgtgaagcagtaatgcgtttcggcttgaagggcggggccgccgttgtaactatactgagaccttacaacttatatctcaaggtgggaggcgcatttgcgtcgtaaatgtctatgggcttcagtaaccacttaacaccagatgggctgtgagttcgtccacccatataagcaataaaaaaaagagcgaAATAGATAAATGAACGCGAGGGGCAGGCAACTAGGTCATTGCGGCTGCATCATGCACGTGCTGGGTGACGTCACGACTCACGTGGAACTTGTGCATGCTCTGGTAGAGTCGGCCCAGGTTCCCGTAGTGCTTCGCGGTCTGCACGTTCTTCTCGCCGAACGCCAGCATGGACAGCTCCAGCGCGGCCTTATGCAGCGCCTCCGACTCCTCCAGCAGACTCGGCTCTGTCCGACAACAAAACAATGTTCAACTTTATACTttaactagcaacccgccctcgcttcgcttcggaaactgtaatttattattgatttctccactatttaatggatgttattatacaaacaaaccttcctcttcaatcactctattaaaaaaatctattaaaaaaaccgcatcaaaatccgttgtgtagttttaaagatttaagcatacatagggacatagaaagtgactttgttttttACTATGTAGTGACGCAAACGTTGAGTTGTGATAAATTCACGGTATAATAAcatgtatatacataaaaatgagatgctgttcgttagtctcgctaaaactcgagaaataAACTTGTGCACATTgcgagttaaaaaaataatacacttGTGTTATCTGTGGACCGTGCGGCCGCCATGTTTCTTGGGATTTAAGGTCGAAGTTGAATACTTGAAGGTGAATAGTGCTACATACTTATATGTGGGATTTTAAATTCGGGGTGGGCCAGTGAAACGCTCGATCACTTCGCAAAAACTTGATGCTTTATTTCGTCCTAAGTAACCCCAATACAACGTCTTTCGTATTTTCGTCTTCCGGGTTACGCGTCCGGAAACTACTCCCTGTTGCTTATGCAATAAAACTAGATATTCCGCATTCATTCGCCTCCTTGCTAACTCTTACTTGCTAACATGACATCTCCTATCTCTCTCACGCAGTCATGCTCCATATCGCTCCGTTCCGTTCCTACATATATATTGTCGTGGTGGTGCTCACCGCTCATGTCCTGGCGCGCGGGCGTGTCCAGGGCTATCTCCTCCAGTATGAGAGCCTTGACGCGTTTCGCTGACGCCAGGAGCAAGTGGTCAGGGGGCACCAGGTTCTGAAATTTAAGGTTTAGTAGCGACGTCGTCACGCCGACGTTGAAGTCCTTACACTTACGATGATAGCATTCCCTTCGGTTTCCTCCAGTCATAGACACACAAAATTCGTCATTGTCTTAAGTCATTTACAACGTCTTTAATATAGACGAGACGGTACAATCGAGACGTTTGAACATTGTGTTGACTACCGtcaaattttttataacatacaCCCGCCCAGCGGCGGCGCGGGGTCGCTGACCCTTGAAAGCGCCCGCACCGCGTGACTGCGGTCATTGACCTTCGAGTgctgtttttcatttattgattCAATGATTCTAACTTAAAAATAGACTTTATTAGTTAAGTTGTTATTTCCAATGTAATGTGCTGGTCGGTCGGTGTACCTGTATGATCCTAATGGCCCTCTCGGCGTGCTCCCTCGCCTTGTAGAAGCGTCCCGAGGAGTACTCCAGCACGTAGAGCGCGTAGGCGAGGTCCTCCTGCGCGGTGGCCACGTGCAGACTGTGGCGGCCGAACGCGGCGCTCAGCGCGGCCAGCGCCTCCTGCGACAGGCGCGGACGGGGGGGTGAACGGGGGGTTGGGGGACATAGGTACGTGAAGTACCTATATATTACAATACgagtaagttctggtgacatcaacgaaaataggtaaataaaaatttggcgaATTACACTCATTAGGATTCTGGGGAATTCCTAAGAAAAAAGCAGTGGTTTAGTCTATGATTTATTTTACTACAGGATTACTAGTATAGGCCTTAAAACCCCGAAATTCCCTAAATCCTTGTATTTTCCAAATTTTCTTTAAACATCCAGAATGTCAGCaatttttccctaaaaaagggagaattccctaaaagcGGCAACAGTGCCGGCGACCCGCACGCACCTCGTACACGGCGACGCTGTGCAGCACGCAGTCGACGTTGAGCAGGTAGAAGCCCAGGTCGAGCAGCGCGGCGGCGTGTCGCGGGTGGCGCGGCCCGTAGGCGGCGCGGGCGAGCGCGGCGGCGTGGCGCACGAGCAGGCCGGCGCCGCGGAACCGCCGCTTCACCACGCACGCCTTGCCGCACGCGCGCAGCACCTCGATCGTGATCCTGCAACAGCAAACGCCCACACGTTAGCTGTGCGCAGTCTACCACACTTACTTGTGCTGATATTTatcatttatctttataatattagtatagaagtataggtTAACCACTCAATCCACGAATCGCTTTTTGTTAAAATTCCTATTCAGAAGGTGGGAGTTGGCACTGGGTATAAGATGATCTTCAGACGCTCGTATGGAAGCGTGTCTTTTGTACTGCCCttatagtttcggagcctattcaatacaaagaaacaaacaaatctttcctctttataatattaagtatagacgTATCATTCATTCAGTACAAAGAATATTATCGACATTTTAGTAATTGCGGAGCTCACTTGACGGGCGTGTGCGGAGTGAGGAGCTTGAGCGCCCTCATGCTCCACGTGTAGGCGGCTCCGTAGTCGCAGCGGACGAAGAACAGCGAGCTGAACTCCTTGCACAGCCGCGCCAGCAGACTGCTGGAGCCCCACGTGCCGGTGCTGCCGCATCTGCAGCACTCCTCCGATATCTCCCCCTCCCTCTCGCATGGATTCATGATGTCGCTGAGAatgttttatttcgttttgttaACATAATTGCGAGGGAGTccgtatagagtcccttctttatttcgccgtaaaatcgtgttttatgttattaacaccacagttgaaacaatattagttttattgttGTAACGGCATAAATCATTctaagatattatttattatacatattctattttatttttacatttttaaattttccggCTGTaaaaaaggtcccgtgtcagAGACTATCTACTTTTtcccacctctcgtgcgttccggcttacgcatcataaaaaggtgcgttcATAAACGCCACAATTGTATTCAAAACATACGACGAAGACTTCGTTGACACCATACTACGATATTCTTCCCCACCAAAGATTACTGTGCTATGAACTGTATGAACTAGAAAGCTATAGACGCTTTGAAAGCACACTCAAACAGCTTCCGACACGACTTCCTACTGTACGTTTGTGAAAAGAACATTGTATAGAGTAGGAAATATTTTGACGAAATCCTAACTTGCGCTAAAGACATCTATATAAGTTTACGTATAGACAGATCCTGAACATTCAttcgtattgttacgccggtaagagtagcgccatctatcgacgaatagtcgaacgaatgtcAAAGGATCTATTCTAGTagtatctagaacgctcgagaattacaacgctatctattgtcagatagcataAACACACAATACACGAATTTCGttgaatattctcgataattatcGGAATGTGTTATTGGCTCCAAAAGCGTTACAAAGATGGCACGcaatcagtcagtaatcggaactactcgaagcgaaatagTGAACGGAttatctgaagcgaagcggaagaagtgaattaagaattttaaagtgttagtGAAGTTTTTTAAGTGTTCttagtgctaatacagtgttaacttgtaattcggtagaattttatttatcccgaactccagcgcgtaacaatatcacACAGGCCTACAGAACAAAGAATTTAGTCCCACCCCTACTCTTTGTGGTACCCCAAACGCGCTTGATTGTTTTACGCTTCTCTCGACGTTACATGAGCCTATAGCGACTACAACCATCAAAAGTCTGGTCTCGGTGCTTTCTTATCGAATTAATTCTTGAAAAAGCTCACCCGTCAGTCTGCGAGGCTACGTCGCAAGTTTCCGCCACACTGAATGAGCATTCGGGAAGCTCGGCGACGTCTTCAGTGATGCCCAATAGCTTTAAGGCCAGCGAGTACGTCTCGGCCGCGGCGGGGAAACAGCAATACGCTGATTGTGTGTTCAATAATCTGGAAATGATTAATGAATATGTGACCTTGCCGTCACCGACATCCTGCTATCAGCTGCAATGACCTGTCGAATAAAACCCTCCCGGGGACAGGCGGATTGACCAGTCTACTGTTACgatgttaattaaatttcatttcgaTTACGTTCCCTGAAGTCCGTAACTGCAACGTATTTACGAACCGTATAGATGAGGAAATTTTCGTTGAGTTataccagcctttcccaaagtggacgATAACGCCCCTtttgggcgctgcaggcctaaggGGGGCCGGGAATGTACAATGTTTTCGTGTCGATTACATGAGTTTTATGGCAATCAAATTTTGctgatggtagggcgtcttgtgagctccCTCGGGTAGGGCACCACGACTGCATATTTTTgtcgcgaaacagtaatgcgtttcaatttaaTGGATGGAGCATTTGTGGCTACTATAAAACtgtgacttagaactcatatcttaaggtgagtggcggaTTTTATGATTTTGATGACCAATAATgggattaagacgactttggaattcagcatcaatgtcgctatccactgcgcggaggacaggagagaatggaggaacatagtcctatcAAAAGtactccgtaaaggtcacgaccctcagcactgaggaatacgaaGCACGGAGGAGgtaatgggctccagtaacctctttacaccaggtgggctgtaaaaaaattacaataaatgtaCAATAAGTtgttgacaattaaaaaaattgtttccttCAGACCTATGACAACATTCGAGGGTCAGTCTTTTGTAGTACGTCGACTGCGGCTGTGCCTGACAGAGGCTCCTGCACTTGAGGAGGACGGTCTGCGCGTCCGCGTACCACCCGGCTTCGTTCAAGAATCCACCTGCGAAAGTCGAGATTGAAAAGATTCGAACCGCTATTATTGTTGTGGGCGCAAACAGCTGTTCTAATTAAACCAAATACCAACGAGTCTTCGCAGAGACATTCATATGAATTCACATCATTATAATCCGCCCGTCGTGTtcttaatgtaaatatttattactggtggtaggacatcttgtgagtccgcacgggtaggtaccaccgccctgcctatttctgccgtgaagcagtaatgcgtttcggtttgaagggcggggcagccgttgtaactatacttgagaccttagaacttatatctcaaggtggatggtgcatttacgttgtagatagctatgggcttcagttaccacttaagaccaggtgggctgtgagctcgtccactcatctaggcaataaaaaaaaacgaccaaCTAGAGATGCAGATTACAAAACGTTTTCTTTGATGGGAGAGCAGAAAAATTTAAGCATGCCGTTCCAAAGTGAATTAAACCAGACGTCTTTCAGATTCTGTTCGTAATaatgctaaaaaaaattattccagGGGTCCAATTGATTCCGAAGCTCACGAACCACTCGGTGTTAAGACACGACAAATGGGACCGAAGTTTCCAGACTGTCCCAcaataatattactaataacCGATTCGCAATATCCATGATGGCGTTACCGATGGTCTAGGTGAAAACGTCGACCCTGGCTTAGTCATGCGACAGTGAAGATCAGTAGGAATACTCACCGAGCCTCAACCCGAGCTGTATCAGAGAGTTCCTAGATCTGACGTTCGCATTGCACTTCTCAACGTAAGCGGTCGCTAGTTCGGTTGACAGCTTCGAACAGTGTTCTATGACTGCCTGAAATAAACAATTGTTATTTAACGAGAGCGACAAAGACAGGGTCATGAGTGTGATTAGAGCGAGTTTTTAAAACGTCCTCGATAGCGCAAAAGTTAActtaattttgtatgcagttggaacagcgcccctagcggtaaacgttggcaaacgacgacgacgacgttaacttttacgatatcgagaaagttaaaaaactcgcactaagcacacggtaAATTGTAATAGAGCagttaatgaaatttaatcttcattaaaatcgattattattataaaatattattatgtttaggaAAAAGTTTTAAATCGGCCACTCTAAGTCCAAGCCGAGCCCAAGCACACAGTATGGCGAAACACTACATAGCATTgaaggcagcggtttggctgtgTTCTTAGCTGACATCTATGGgtgaaggtaaccactcaccgtcaggtgggcagtgtgctcgcctgcctacaagaataataaaaataaacttcttaTCTTGTATCAtgattctcctgcccttctcccaatcacctggggtcggcgcaacatgttttctccttccatactcctctatcttatacaatttcttcgctcactcccctcttacacacattgtcttttacgcaatccattcatttcttcttaggtctacctcttccagtaaagccttccacattcatagttaaaactctcttaactTAAACTTATTATTCTTGTGTATACACATAGGATTATCTTCAAATTTCCGTTAGCCCAATTCAGGTTTCGGCCGGATTTATTATTTACCTACTGTATTATTTTACGATATCGACCGCTATGCAATACGTACATATTCAATAAAATCTCCATAAAATCACGTTGCTCTTACAAAACATCACAATCAAGTAATTACGTAACGTTTATACGAcatttttataacatatttttaacatattaaTCGGGTGCGTCATGGGTCGCCGCGCTAACAATTCCGCGTTCACTACACGTTAGGGTTGTCAGTTATTTtaccgaattaaaaaaaaatatctacccACTCAATGGCTCTGCATTTTTAACAATAATCCTTGTTGAACAAATCCTTCTAAGGGATTATTTTTCCTGTATCAATTATTTAAGCAAAATTtccatttaaacaaaaatttgtcCTGAAAATAGTGGCATGGATCTATAAGTCCGGACTAATTAAGATTTGAAAGATGAAATGTTTTGAAgacatcgtggcctaaaggataagacggccaGTGTGGTCGTTACAACCCactgcgactgtgccggtgttcaaatcccgcagac encodes the following:
- the LOC101738331 gene encoding amyloid protein-binding protein 2, producing the protein MKRVLWYIAKMADASPPLPAKKIPENLYELCLTNLVNFWYKSKCYKKVLRLLPDTVVMDVYYKMLQEKKLCILHTELSELDVFERLLRFAGCQLKLLECFQAVIEHCSKLSTELATAYVEKCNANVRSRNSLIQLGLRLGGFLNEAGWYADAQTVLLKCRSLCQAQPQSTYYKRLTLECCHRLLNTQSAYCCFPAAAETYSLALKLLGITEDVAELPECSFSVAETCDVASQTDGDIMNPCEREGEISEECCRCGSTGTWGSSSLLARLCKEFSSLFFVRCDYGAAYTWSMRALKLLTPHTPVKITIEVLRACGKACVVKRRFRGAGLLVRHAAALARAAYGPRHPRHAAALLDLGFYLLNVDCVLHSVAVYEEALAALSAAFGRHSLHVATAQEDLAYALYVLEYSSGRFYKAREHAERAIRIIQNLVPPDHLLLASAKRVKALILEEIALDTPARQDMSEPSLLEESEALHKAALELSMLAFGEKNVQTAKHYGNLGRLYQSMHKFHDAETMHLKAIAIKEELLGPEDYEVGLSIGHLASLYNYHMNMHRAAEKLYLRSIHISVKLFGERYSGLEYDYRGLVHVCTQLKRHDAAAHYARVLQRWQQLREKSKAEQQPALGDEEVLSLEELQAKLFAPND